Genomic DNA from Desulfurellaceae bacterium:
GCCAGGGCTGGGATGAAGCGGTGCATCTCGCCGTACAGCTTCAGGTCTTTGGCGATATGACGACGGAAGGCTTTGAGGGTACAGCCGTAGTCGTGCAACTTGACCTGGGTCAGCAGCGAGATCACCCAGTTGGCAATCTGGGACGGCAGGCGGCGCTGCCAAAACGGATCCTGCCGATCAACCCGCCAGCCGTTGACCAGATCGTAGCCCTCGTTGAGCTTGGCCACGAGCCTGGGGATATCGGCCGGATCGTTTTGCAGGTCGCCGTCCAGCGACACAATCACCTCGCCCCGGGCATGGGCGAAGGCGGCCGCCAAGGCGGCCGTTTGGCCAAAATTTCGCCGAAAGCGCACGACTTTCAGCCAGCTGTAGGCCTGATGCAACTCAACCAGGATGTCGGCACTGCCATCGCTGCTGCCGTCATCGACCATGATCACCTCGTGGCTCCAGCTGCTTGCCGACAAGACCTCGGACAGGGTCTGACACAGCGGCCGCAGATTCTCGGCCTCGTTGTAGATCGGCACGACCACCGACAGATATGGCTCTGGGTCGGGGGTGACGGCTGGCGGAGCCGGGGCTGCGGGCTGGGGCGTCGACGTGTCATGCCTCATGGCTGAGCCGCTCAGAGATACTTGCCGATCAAGGGCTCAAGCTCGTGCTTCAACTCGGCCGGAATCAGGCTGCGGTCGGTGATAATGGCGTCTTTCAGCGCCTGGGC
This window encodes:
- a CDS encoding glycosyltransferase family 2 protein, encoding MRHDTSTPQPAAPAPPAVTPDPEPYLSVVVPIYNEAENLRPLCQTLSEVLSASSWSHEVIMVDDGSSDGSADILVELHQAYSWLKVVRFRRNFGQTAALAAAFAHARGEVIVSLDGDLQNDPADIPRLVAKLNEGYDLVNGWRVDRQDPFWQRRLPSQIANWVISLLTQVKLHDYGCTLKAFRRHIAKDLKLYGEMHRFIPALARDLGATITEMPVTHHPRTRGTSKYGLARTLWVILDLLTVKFLSSYATRPSHLFGLLGFVSLVVGGLITTVLGVQRLFFAVELSNRPLLLLGLLLIVTGVQFLTMGLIGEMLVRTYHESQEKPIYWIKDVLE